From Asterias rubens chromosome 20, eAstRub1.3, whole genome shotgun sequence, one genomic window encodes:
- the LOC117303774 gene encoding protein FAM241B-like — protein sequence MVRILENGDIVADNDPRAQQSSHSGNAPRNRAGRMGYVHDNSEPHQYGHQGQGAGVHQGQQVSIFQSLNQRLIGLGIPSFNIGTYRIEPLVTVGFLLAMLFFGLPGLLFAGLLFGVVIMSGGGGDNDGDSGGGSGAQHRQRAGRVLRHR from the exons ATGGTGAGGATACTCGAAAATGGAGACATCGTTGCAGATAATGACCCAAGAGCTCAACAGTCCTCACATTCTGGCAATGCACCGAGAAATAGAGCTGGTCGCATG GGCTATGTTCATGACAACAGCGAACCTCATCAATACGGACACCAAGGTCAAGGGGCAGGGGTTCACCAAGGTCAGCAAGTGTCCATCTTTCAATCGCTGAATCAGCGTCTGATTGGATTAGGCATCCCAAGCTTTAACATTGGAACGTACAGAATTGAACCGCTCGTGACTGTCGGTTTTCTTCTCGCAATGCTGTTTTTCGGACTGCCGGGATTACTGTTTGCTGGACTCTTATTCGGTGTTGTCATAATGAGCGGTGGTGGGGGAGACAATGATGGGGACTCAGGGGGTGGTAGTGGAGCTCAACATCGACAACGAGCTGGAAGAGTTCTTAGACATAGGTGA